In one Lolium rigidum isolate FL_2022 chromosome 3, APGP_CSIRO_Lrig_0.1, whole genome shotgun sequence genomic region, the following are encoded:
- the LOC124698976 gene encoding transcription factor bHLH30-like, producing the protein MGAHGDRRRHRREEVGVLLDEDEEFEQHGGGCGGGATSGVVEHELELGQDGGGGMVFEASSSVGSVSATMGPPPIMCWPPPAPSLSSQQQQLHHHNLVSDGGGGGQGPFFPMLPPLPPQPPPPPPFFADFYARRALQFAYDHSGGASSSSDPLGGFGAGLYMGHHGHGMMMPPPFGPSPFGDFGRMTAQEIMDAKALAASKSHSEAERRRRERINSHLARLRSLLPNTTKTDKASLLAEVIQHVKELKRQTSEIREEACPLPTESDELTVDASSDDDGRLLVRASLCCDDRADLLPDLIRALKALRLRALKAEITTLGGRVKNVLLVTEDDTVAPCDDDDGAAPTPMSPQHTIASIQEALRAVMERTSSSPGGGEDSGGSASGGLKRQRTTSLSAILENRSI; encoded by the exons ATGGGAGCTCATGGagatcgccgccgccaccgtcgtgagGAGGTGGGGGTGCTGCTGGACGAAGACGAGGAGTTCGAGCAGCACGGAGGAGGCTGCGGTGGCGGAGCGACGAGTGGGGTGGTGGAGCACGAATTAGAATTAGGCCAAGATGGTGGAGGAGGCATGGTGttcgaggcgagcagcagcgtgGGGAGCGTGAGTGCGACCATGGGCCCGCCCCCGATCATGTGctggccgccgccggccccgtCGCTGTCGTCGCAGCAGCAACAGCTCCACCACCATAACCTAGtcagcgacggtggcggcggcggccagggccccttcttcccgatGCTACCGCCGCTGCCTCCgcagcctcctccgccgccgcccttctTTGCGGACTTCTACGCCAGACGCGCTCTCCAGTTCGCGTACGACCACTCGGGCGGCGCGTCCTCCTCGTCCGACCCGCTCGGCGGCTTCGGCGCCGGGCTCTACATGGGCCACCACGGGCATGGCATGATGATGCCGCCGCCCTTCGGGCCATCGCCGTTCGGGGACTTCGGGCGGATGACGGCGCAGGAGATCATGGACGCCAAGGCCCTGGCCGCGTCCAAGAGCCACAGCGaggccgagcgccgccgccgcgagcggaTCAACTCTCACCTCGCCCGCCTCCGCAGCCTCCTCCCCAACACAACCAAG ACGGACAAGGCGTCGCTGCTAGCGGAGGTGATCCAGCACGTCAAGGAGCTCAAGCGGCAGACGTCGGAGATCCGGGAGGAGGCCTGCCCGCTCCCCACCGAGTCCGACGAGCTCACCGTCGACGcctccagcgacgacgacggccgccTCCTCGTCCGCGCCTCCCTCTGCTGCGACGACCGCGCCGACCTCCTGCCCGACCTCATCCGCGCCCTCAAGGCGCTCCGCCTCCGCGCGCTCAAGGCCGAGATCACCACCCTCGGCGGCCGCGTCAAGAACGTGCTCCTCGTCACCGAGGACGACACCGTCGCCCcgtgcgacgacgacgacggcgccgcgCCAACGCCCATGTCGCCGCAGCACACCATCGCGTCCATCCAGGAGGCGCTGCGGGCGGTCATGGAGCGCACCTCCTCCtcgcccggcggcggcgaggactcCGGGGGATCGGCCAGCGGCGGGCTCAAGCGGCAGCGCACCACCAGCCTCTCGGCCATCCTCGAGAACCGCTCCATCTAG
- the LOC124697551 gene encoding probable phospholipase A2 homolog 2, whose translation MRPFLSFSPWCSLLLLLSLATASQGLNVGDLLGQGKAPAGDKDCSRMCESMFCTVAPVLRYGKYCGILYSGCPGEKPCDALDACCMIHDHCVADHNNDYLNTMCNENLLNCLDRVNPAGPTFPGNKCGVGEVAFVIKGVIETAVLAGKILHKKDIGQ comes from the exons ATGAGACCCTTCCTCAGCTTCTCTCCTTGGTGTTCCTTGCTGCTTCTCCTCTCGCTGGCGACGGCTTCGCAGGGGCTGAACGTCGGCGACCTTCTCGGCCAAGGGAAAGCACCGGCG GGCGACAAGGATTGTAGCCGGATGTGTGAATCCATGTTTTGCACGG TTGCTCCTGTCCTGAGGTACGGGAAATACTGCGGAATCCTCTACAGCGGCTGCCCCGGCGAGAAGCCCTGCGACGCCCTGGACGCCTGCTGCATGATCCACGACCACTGCGTCGCCGACCACAACA ATGACTACCTGAACACCATGTGCAACGAGAACCTGCTCAACTGCCTCGACAGGGTGAACCCGGCGGGGCCGACGTTCCCGGGGAATAAGTGCGGCGTCGGCGAGGTGGCCTTCGTCATAAAGGGCGTCATCGAGACGGCCGTGCTCGCAGGGAAGATCCTCCACAAGAAAGACATCGGCCAGTAG